A single window of Archangium gephyra DNA harbors:
- a CDS encoding DUF3396 domain-containing protein has translation MARIPEIRLHTKQGVLVVREGVSICFYMRRSHKEIAQAVMRSLETYSHAVGQQALGWYVDPEGDWQELDDAGWDHTRLKLLERSSPILRLRDTPSGVSQYAFDYYGKSLDSPLFVNNPGAVCAVSFWLPPEYLETHGPAHVRELALELAAPLPFNSGHASLAFNSLMQLPGGSAELRPWCFRYPGMNIQSLEDTTWDIGTRVQGAYWLTFLGQPVLGELGGASRLRDCLSSPDISVRELEGERAVVTLGDWPEAGDTEEGRELPLHRELARILEPWLHQRQNPWSGFTQEDVRRWERRFLD, from the coding sequence CACACCAAGCAGGGGGTGCTCGTGGTACGTGAGGGCGTGAGCATTTGTTTCTACATGCGCCGCTCCCACAAGGAGATTGCCCAGGCGGTGATGCGTTCACTGGAAACGTATTCGCACGCGGTGGGGCAACAAGCACTTGGCTGGTATGTGGACCCGGAGGGAGACTGGCAGGAACTCGATGATGCGGGCTGGGACCACACCCGTCTCAAGTTGCTGGAGCGAAGCAGCCCCATCCTGAGACTGCGGGATACTCCGAGTGGCGTCAGCCAATATGCCTTCGATTATTACGGCAAGTCGCTCGACTCCCCTTTGTTCGTGAACAACCCGGGCGCGGTATGCGCGGTCTCCTTCTGGCTTCCTCCCGAATATCTGGAGACACATGGGCCCGCCCACGTACGCGAGCTGGCTCTGGAACTGGCCGCGCCGCTGCCCTTCAACTCCGGTCACGCCAGCCTTGCATTCAATTCCTTGATGCAACTCCCGGGCGGCTCAGCGGAACTCCGTCCGTGGTGCTTTCGCTACCCCGGAATGAACATCCAGTCCCTGGAAGACACCACCTGGGACATCGGCACACGGGTGCAGGGGGCATACTGGCTGACCTTCCTCGGTCAGCCAGTGCTTGGCGAGCTAGGTGGGGCCTCGCGCCTACGTGACTGCCTGTCCTCTCCGGATATCTCCGTGCGGGAACTGGAAGGAGAGCGAGCCGTCGTCACTCTGGGGGACTGGCCCGAGGCGGGCGATACCGAGGAAGGTCGCGAACTGCCGCTGCACCGCGAGTTGGCGCGCATCCTGGAGCCATGGCTCCATCAGCGGCAGAACCCTTGGAGCGGCTTCACCCAGGAGGACGTGCGTCGATGGGAGCGCCGCTTCCTCGACTGA
- a CDS encoding PaaI family thioesterase has translation MNGRVAAPKSTRHLQELERILRGEAPPPPIAKLLGLLLTSVETGRVVVELDASARHANPMGTLHGGVICDLADLAMGASMATTLEDEESFTTLDLTTKFLKPIWNARLRATGRVVKRTRTLGLIECDVEDEKGSLVAKVFSSCMVLRGDEARGR, from the coding sequence ATGAACGGCCGAGTCGCTGCTCCCAAGTCCACGCGGCACCTCCAGGAGCTCGAGCGGATCCTCCGGGGCGAGGCCCCTCCCCCTCCGATCGCGAAGCTGCTGGGACTCCTGCTCACCAGCGTCGAGACGGGCCGTGTCGTCGTCGAGCTCGATGCCTCGGCGCGCCATGCCAACCCCATGGGGACGCTCCACGGGGGCGTGATCTGCGACCTGGCCGATCTGGCCATGGGCGCGTCGATGGCCACAACGCTCGAGGACGAGGAGAGCTTCACCACGCTCGATCTCACGACGAAGTTCCTCAAGCCCATCTGGAACGCGCGCCTCCGGGCCACCGGGCGCGTGGTCAAGCGGACGCGGACGCTCGGGCTGATCGAGTGCGACGTCGAGGACGAGAAGGGAAGCCTGGTGGCCAAGGTGTTCAGCTCGTGCATGGTCCTCCGTGGAGACGAGGCACGCGGGCGATGA
- a CDS encoding MFS transporter, producing the protein MSATLPAVEVHASPEVRPGAVLAVVSSAAFLASLDLFIVNVAFEHLGRSFQGVSLADLSWVLNGYAITYAALLIPLGRLADRFGRKAGFLLGLGLFTAASAACAASTGLWSLVLSRIAQAAGAALLTPTSLGLLLNATPPEGRTRAVRIWAAVGSLAAAAGPVAGGLLVELSWQWVFLVNLPVGIVALIAAARIIPDSREAVHGPLPDLLGAGLLGIAVGALSLALDKAQEWGWSDGRTGVSLLVSIVAGGLFWWRSSGHPAPVIEPALLRVRTFAWANLGVFLFSVAFAASLLTGILWMQQVWHYAGLRTGLAVSPGPLMVPVFATVAQRLSRRVGAGWLAAAGCVFCAAGALHSMMRVGAEPDYLTGMLPGWLLTGIGVGLAIPTLLASATVDLPPARSATGSAIINMSRQVGMALGVSLLVALVGGSVGGALRAAFGHVWMAAAVVALCAAPLCLGLNTSRIRTPSSA; encoded by the coding sequence ATGAGTGCCACGCTGCCCGCAGTGGAGGTGCACGCTTCACCCGAGGTGCGTCCGGGTGCCGTGCTCGCGGTGGTCTCGTCCGCCGCGTTCCTGGCCAGCCTCGATCTCTTCATCGTGAACGTGGCGTTCGAGCACCTGGGCCGGAGCTTCCAGGGAGTCTCGCTGGCGGACCTGAGCTGGGTGCTCAACGGGTACGCCATCACCTACGCGGCGCTGCTCATTCCGCTCGGGCGCCTGGCCGACCGGTTCGGGAGGAAAGCCGGGTTCCTGCTGGGGCTCGGGTTGTTCACGGCCGCGAGCGCGGCCTGTGCGGCGAGCACGGGGCTGTGGAGCCTGGTCCTCTCGCGAATCGCTCAAGCGGCGGGCGCGGCACTGCTGACGCCCACGAGCCTCGGGCTCCTGCTCAACGCCACGCCCCCTGAAGGACGGACGCGAGCGGTCAGGATCTGGGCGGCGGTCGGTTCACTGGCCGCCGCGGCCGGACCCGTTGCCGGGGGGCTGCTCGTCGAGCTCTCGTGGCAATGGGTGTTCCTCGTGAACCTCCCCGTGGGCATCGTCGCGCTCATCGCCGCCGCCCGCATCATCCCGGACTCGCGGGAGGCCGTGCACGGTCCATTGCCCGATCTGCTCGGCGCGGGACTGCTCGGCATCGCGGTGGGGGCGCTCTCGCTCGCGCTCGACAAGGCACAGGAGTGGGGCTGGAGCGATGGGCGCACGGGTGTGTCGCTCCTGGTGTCCATCGTGGCGGGAGGGCTGTTCTGGTGGCGCTCCAGCGGACATCCCGCGCCCGTCATCGAGCCCGCGCTGCTCCGGGTGCGGACCTTCGCCTGGGCCAACCTCGGCGTGTTCCTGTTCAGCGTCGCGTTCGCCGCGAGCCTGCTGACCGGCATCCTGTGGATGCAGCAGGTGTGGCACTACGCGGGCTTGCGCACGGGCCTGGCGGTCTCTCCCGGCCCGCTGATGGTTCCGGTGTTCGCCACCGTCGCCCAACGCCTCTCGCGCCGGGTGGGAGCGGGATGGCTCGCGGCCGCGGGATGCGTGTTCTGCGCGGCCGGGGCGCTCCATTCCATGATGAGGGTGGGCGCGGAGCCGGACTACCTGACCGGGATGCTGCCGGGCTGGCTGCTGACGGGCATCGGCGTCGGACTCGCGATTCCCACGCTGCTGGCCTCGGCCACGGTCGACCTCCCTCCGGCGCGCAGCGCCACGGGCAGCGCGATCATCAACATGAGCCGGCAGGTCGGAATGGCGCTCGGCGTCAGCCTGCTGGTGGCGCTGGTGGGCGGCTCCGTGGGTGGAGCGCTGCGGGCGGCGTTCGGGCACGTGTGGATGGCCGCGGCCGTGGTGGCGCTGTGCGCGGCGCCGTTGTGCCTGGGGCTGAACACGTCCAGGATCAGGACTCCTTCGAGCGCATGA
- a CDS encoding ParB N-terminal domain-containing protein: MAAKSPRKKAATRTTTRKPRRKKAEPASKGLSAAEVASEAATPPVELVQGIQEDGGQVLSVYRDPLGAHTVVFAALPIDKVEPTPYQRDLSEPHVKRLAGAMERLDRFLDPIIAIRKEGRYWTPNGNHRLHASKLLGGKSIMALVLPEEDVAYQILALNTEKAHNLKERSLEVIRMHRGLTGARAGRESEFAHLFEEPAFLTLGAAYEKRPRISGGAYNPFIKRAESFLDLPMAEALRVREARADKLLELDDAVATVVEGLKARGLQSPYLKNFVVARINFLRFKEGPVEFEPTVARMISSAKKFNLDKVNREDIGRMSGPLLAEDSE; encoded by the coding sequence ATGGCAGCGAAGTCACCGCGCAAGAAGGCAGCCACCCGCACCACGACGCGCAAGCCCCGCCGCAAGAAGGCCGAGCCCGCCTCCAAGGGCCTCAGTGCCGCCGAGGTGGCGAGCGAGGCCGCCACGCCTCCCGTCGAGCTGGTGCAGGGCATCCAGGAGGACGGGGGCCAGGTGCTGAGCGTGTACCGGGACCCTCTCGGCGCGCACACGGTGGTGTTCGCCGCCCTGCCCATCGACAAGGTCGAGCCCACGCCCTACCAGCGCGACCTGTCCGAGCCCCACGTGAAGCGGCTGGCCGGGGCCATGGAGCGGTTGGATCGCTTCCTGGATCCCATCATCGCCATCCGCAAGGAGGGCCGGTACTGGACGCCCAACGGCAACCACCGGCTCCATGCCTCGAAGCTGCTGGGGGGCAAGTCCATCATGGCGCTGGTGCTGCCCGAGGAGGACGTGGCCTATCAGATCCTCGCCCTCAACACGGAGAAGGCACACAACCTGAAGGAGCGCTCGCTCGAGGTCATCCGCATGCACCGGGGCCTCACCGGGGCGCGGGCCGGGCGTGAGTCCGAGTTCGCCCACCTCTTCGAGGAGCCCGCCTTCCTCACGCTGGGAGCCGCCTACGAGAAGCGGCCGCGCATCTCCGGGGGCGCCTACAACCCCTTCATCAAGCGCGCCGAGTCCTTCCTGGATCTGCCCATGGCCGAGGCCCTCCGGGTGCGCGAGGCCCGCGCCGACAAGCTGCTGGAGCTGGATGACGCCGTGGCCACCGTGGTGGAGGGCCTCAAGGCGCGCGGCCTGCAGAGCCCCTACCTCAAGAACTTCGTCGTGGCCCGCATCAACTTCCTGCGCTTCAAGGAGGGGCCCGTCGAGTTCGAGCCCACCGTGGCCCGGATGATCTCCAGCGCGAAGAAGTTCAACCTGGATAAGGTGAACCGCGAGGACATCGGCCGGATGAGCGGACCCCTCCTGGCCGAGGATTCGGAATAA
- a CDS encoding sigma-54-dependent transcriptional regulator, protein MTTPPTTVLVVDDDRANLDSVSRIFQREGLETLTASNGTEALELLRRPEVSVMVTDLMMPGMDGQELLKASRTIRPDVEVVLMTAYGTVETAVAAMKDGAYDFITKPLKRHSLVKSVQKALERHELAAENRVLKAKLAEMGNTGGRSMVGQSPAFRAMMDTLRQAAPSTATVLLLGESGTGKELAARALHEQSNRAKGPFVAINCGALPESILEAELFGVERGAFTGAVARREGRFERASGGTLFLDEVGEMPLSAQVKLLRVLQEGELERLGGTQTVKVDVRIVAATNKDLQREVAEGRFREDLYYRLNVVEVRIPALASRREDIPLLADAFLRRFASKNGKVLRGFSPDALSTLENYAWPGNVRELEHAVERAVVLAKTDVLEVGDLPETVRKGPLGSAGQLVIPIGTPMEEIERRVIHETLRHTKGDKTLAARLLGIAARTIYRKLEREASETPGTGEGPGSPPAE, encoded by the coding sequence ATGACGACACCGCCCACCACCGTCCTGGTCGTCGATGACGACCGGGCCAACCTCGACTCGGTCTCGCGCATCTTCCAGCGCGAGGGCCTGGAGACCCTCACCGCCAGCAACGGCACCGAGGCCTTGGAGCTGCTGCGCCGCCCCGAGGTGAGCGTCATGGTGACGGATCTGATGATGCCCGGCATGGACGGGCAGGAGCTGCTCAAGGCCTCGCGCACCATCCGCCCGGACGTGGAGGTGGTGCTCATGACGGCCTACGGCACCGTGGAGACGGCCGTGGCCGCCATGAAGGACGGCGCCTACGACTTCATCACCAAGCCCCTCAAGCGCCACTCCCTGGTGAAGTCCGTCCAGAAGGCCCTGGAGCGCCACGAGCTCGCCGCGGAGAACCGCGTCCTCAAGGCGAAGCTCGCGGAGATGGGCAACACCGGCGGGCGCTCCATGGTCGGCCAGTCCCCCGCCTTCCGGGCCATGATGGACACCCTGCGCCAGGCCGCGCCCTCCACCGCCACCGTGCTGCTGCTCGGGGAGTCGGGCACCGGCAAGGAGCTGGCCGCCCGCGCCCTGCACGAGCAGTCCAACCGCGCCAAGGGCCCCTTCGTCGCCATCAACTGTGGCGCCCTCCCCGAGAGCATCCTCGAGGCGGAGCTCTTCGGCGTGGAGCGCGGCGCCTTCACCGGCGCGGTGGCCCGCCGCGAGGGCCGCTTCGAGCGCGCCAGCGGCGGCACCCTCTTCCTGGACGAGGTGGGTGAAATGCCCCTGTCCGCCCAGGTGAAGCTCCTGCGCGTCCTCCAGGAGGGCGAGCTCGAGCGCCTGGGCGGTACCCAGACGGTCAAGGTGGACGTCCGCATCGTCGCCGCCACCAACAAGGATCTACAGCGCGAGGTGGCCGAGGGCCGCTTCCGCGAGGACCTCTATTACCGCCTCAACGTGGTGGAGGTGCGCATCCCCGCCCTCGCCTCGCGCCGCGAGGACATCCCCCTGCTGGCCGACGCCTTCCTGCGCCGCTTCGCCTCCAAGAATGGCAAGGTCCTGCGCGGCTTCTCCCCGGACGCCCTCAGCACCCTGGAGAACTACGCCTGGCCGGGCAACGTGCGCGAGCTGGAGCACGCCGTGGAGCGCGCCGTGGTGCTCGCCAAGACGGACGTCCTGGAGGTGGGAGACCTGCCCGAGACCGTGCGCAAGGGCCCCCTCGGCTCGGCCGGACAACTCGTCATCCCCATCGGCACCCCCATGGAGGAGATCGAGCGCCGGGTGATCCACGAGACCCTGCGGCACACCAAGGGAGACAAGACCCTCGCCGCTCGCCTGCTGGGCATCGCCGCCCGCACCATCTACCGCAAGCTGGAGCGCGAGGCCTCCGAGACGCCCGGCACCGGAGAGGGCCCCGGCTCGCCCCCCGCCGAGTGA
- the gspC gene encoding type II secretion system protein GspC gives MELFFRKYFWTVNLVFILLVALLAARTVNLFVESALTPLPSGEVSARQKAKPTVALASLDLKRLSDLTGVAIPEPEPVVAEPSGQPEVDPNAAPVKSGLRVKLLGTLVASDKLWSVSSVQDMNNQRSTTYMVGDRIQGAEVIDIERERVIIINAGRKEYIDNQPGDGANVAAYTPPPVPAGPAVQAPPNGSGIRAMSENDYEVPRAEIDRTLANLNDVAMQARIVPAFKDGQAQGFKLFSIRPDSIYSKIGVQNGDVIKRINGFELNSPEKALEVYTKLKEASRIEIELERNGSSVRKNYTIR, from the coding sequence ATGGAACTCTTCTTCCGCAAGTACTTCTGGACCGTGAATCTGGTCTTCATCCTGCTGGTCGCCCTGTTGGCGGCGCGCACGGTGAACCTGTTCGTCGAGTCCGCCCTCACCCCTCTTCCGTCGGGCGAGGTGTCGGCACGGCAGAAGGCGAAGCCGACAGTGGCGTTGGCCTCGCTGGATCTCAAGCGCCTGTCGGACCTCACCGGTGTGGCCATCCCCGAGCCCGAACCCGTGGTGGCCGAGCCCTCCGGCCAGCCCGAGGTGGATCCCAACGCCGCCCCCGTGAAGAGCGGTCTGCGGGTGAAGCTGCTGGGCACCCTGGTGGCCAGCGACAAGCTGTGGTCCGTGTCCTCGGTGCAGGACATGAACAACCAGCGCTCCACCACGTACATGGTGGGCGACCGCATCCAGGGCGCCGAGGTCATCGACATCGAGCGCGAGCGCGTCATCATCATCAACGCCGGCCGCAAGGAATACATCGACAACCAGCCGGGTGACGGCGCCAACGTGGCCGCCTACACCCCGCCGCCGGTGCCCGCCGGGCCCGCCGTGCAGGCCCCTCCCAATGGCAGCGGCATCCGCGCCATGAGCGAGAACGACTACGAGGTGCCTCGCGCGGAGATCGATCGCACGCTGGCCAACCTCAACGACGTGGCCATGCAGGCGCGCATCGTGCCGGCCTTCAAGGACGGCCAGGCCCAGGGCTTCAAGCTCTTCTCCATCCGTCCCGACTCCATCTACTCGAAGATCGGTGTCCAGAACGGCGACGTCATCAAGCGCATCAACGGCTTCGAGCTCAACAGCCCGGAGAAGGCCCTCGAGGTCTACACCAAGCTGAAGGAAGCCTCGCGGATCGAGATCGAGCTGGAGCGCAACGGTTCGAGCGTCCGCAAGAACTACACCATTCGCTAA
- the gspD gene encoding type II secretion system secretin GspD, with product MKTLPSWLLLLCLAIAAPALAQRRPGPPPPAGSPAEREITPQTTPEGGSAGVRQTPTCEEVRRRARYGIYFDKVDIEKLVQTVSDATCRTFILPENVRGKISIIGPENGRVEVDADQFYAAFLAALDANGLSVYQHGRFLKIVDKRAAKQNPIPTLVDPDATYTTNEQMITKLFRIKNVEVEPLRGVLQQLVSKDGDTIPYPPDIVIINDVGSNVHRLERIIDQLDTRAASDEVRIIQVQYATAQDVAATVQKLFEQKGGGGRPGANRSGPPAVMPPGGPDAVPMPGPEGSSGSGGPVTFSQIIPDERTNKLIVVASPAAFERIQGMVRELDIPTAGTERINVYPLENANAEEIASTLQTLSQGTSSRPRSPVPSPPPGVPRPGGTTGGGSAELFAGEVKISADKGTNSLVIIASQSDYRSLVRVIRELDKARRQVFVEAVIMEVNLDRNNEFGLNLHSGYSLGTPLGTGSGILGTKYSTQGLPPSFSLANLASFGGFLAGLQGPVIPELKNLGIDIPAFGVVLHAFQQSSDVNVLSTPHILTSDNEEAEITVGQNVPFQSGFSPSSLGTGLGTAGGATGGLSPSLLGGLGGLGSLYAPITRQNVELKLTVKPQINESDYIRMTISEQTEEIASTDPVLGPTTSKRSAKTTVVAKDQETVVIGGIMQERTLESVAKVPILGDVPLLGHLFRQTNKRKTKTNLLLFLTPHIIRDQSDFRRIFERKMAERQQFVEQFYGQVAGYDVPVDFSRKSGPLGRMRRVLSTEEQKVENGGPGQPGERVLRPANPAAGSTQPSSPGGEVSPGAGGSLTPAAEPVPVQPPPAPEDSERLRIQPDTGDER from the coding sequence ATGAAGACGCTTCCGTCCTGGTTGCTCCTGCTGTGCCTGGCGATCGCCGCGCCCGCCCTGGCGCAGCGCCGCCCCGGTCCACCTCCGCCCGCGGGAAGTCCCGCCGAGCGGGAGATCACCCCTCAGACGACCCCCGAAGGTGGAAGCGCCGGCGTGCGCCAGACGCCCACGTGCGAAGAGGTCCGCCGCCGCGCCCGCTACGGCATCTACTTCGACAAGGTGGACATCGAGAAGCTGGTGCAGACCGTGTCGGACGCGACCTGCCGGACGTTCATCCTCCCGGAGAACGTGCGCGGGAAGATCTCCATCATCGGCCCGGAGAACGGGCGCGTGGAGGTGGACGCGGATCAGTTCTACGCCGCCTTCCTCGCGGCGCTGGATGCCAACGGCCTGTCCGTCTACCAGCACGGCCGCTTCCTGAAGATCGTGGACAAGCGCGCCGCCAAGCAGAACCCCATCCCCACGCTGGTGGATCCGGACGCGACGTACACCACCAACGAGCAGATGATCACCAAGCTGTTCCGCATCAAGAACGTGGAGGTGGAGCCTCTGCGCGGGGTGCTGCAGCAGCTGGTGTCCAAGGACGGCGACACCATCCCGTACCCGCCGGACATCGTCATCATCAACGACGTGGGATCCAACGTGCACCGGCTCGAGCGCATCATCGATCAGCTCGACACGCGCGCGGCCAGTGACGAGGTGCGCATCATCCAGGTGCAGTACGCCACCGCGCAGGACGTGGCCGCCACGGTGCAGAAGCTCTTCGAGCAGAAGGGCGGCGGAGGCCGTCCCGGCGCCAACCGCTCCGGCCCTCCCGCGGTGATGCCCCCCGGCGGCCCGGACGCCGTCCCCATGCCCGGGCCCGAGGGCAGCAGCGGCTCCGGCGGCCCGGTGACCTTCTCGCAGATCATCCCCGACGAGCGCACCAACAAGCTCATCGTCGTGGCCAGCCCCGCCGCCTTCGAGCGCATCCAGGGCATGGTGCGCGAGCTGGACATCCCCACCGCCGGCACCGAGCGCATCAACGTCTACCCGCTGGAGAACGCCAACGCGGAGGAGATCGCCAGCACGCTGCAGACGCTGTCGCAGGGTACCTCCAGCCGTCCACGCTCCCCCGTCCCCTCGCCTCCTCCGGGCGTGCCCCGCCCCGGTGGCACCACGGGTGGCGGCTCCGCCGAGCTGTTCGCCGGTGAGGTGAAGATCTCCGCCGACAAGGGCACCAACTCGCTCGTCATCATCGCCAGCCAGAGCGACTACCGCAGCCTGGTGCGCGTCATCCGCGAGCTGGACAAGGCGCGGCGTCAGGTGTTCGTCGAGGCCGTCATCATGGAGGTCAACCTGGACCGCAACAACGAGTTCGGGCTGAACCTGCACAGCGGCTACTCGCTGGGCACCCCGCTGGGCACCGGCTCCGGCATCCTCGGCACCAAGTACTCCACGCAGGGCCTGCCCCCGTCCTTCTCGCTCGCCAACCTGGCCAGCTTCGGCGGCTTCCTCGCCGGCCTGCAGGGCCCCGTCATCCCCGAGCTGAAGAACCTGGGCATCGACATCCCCGCCTTCGGCGTGGTGCTGCATGCCTTCCAGCAGAGCTCGGACGTCAACGTGCTCTCCACCCCGCACATCCTCACCAGCGACAACGAGGAGGCGGAGATCACCGTGGGCCAGAACGTGCCCTTCCAGTCCGGCTTCTCGCCCTCGTCGCTGGGCACGGGCCTGGGCACCGCGGGCGGCGCCACCGGTGGCCTCAGCCCGTCGCTGCTGGGCGGCCTGGGCGGCCTGGGCAGCCTCTACGCCCCCATCACCCGCCAGAACGTGGAGCTCAAGCTCACCGTCAAGCCGCAGATCAACGAGAGCGACTACATCCGCATGACCATCTCCGAGCAGACGGAGGAGATCGCCTCGACGGATCCCGTGCTCGGTCCCACCACCTCCAAGCGCAGCGCCAAGACGACGGTGGTGGCCAAGGATCAGGAGACGGTGGTCATCGGCGGCATCATGCAGGAGCGCACCCTCGAGTCCGTGGCCAAGGTGCCCATCCTGGGTGACGTGCCCCTGCTGGGCCACCTCTTCCGTCAGACGAACAAGCGCAAGACGAAGACGAACCTGCTGCTCTTCCTCACGCCCCACATCATCCGGGACCAGTCGGACTTCCGGCGCATCTTCGAGCGCAAGATGGCCGAGCGGCAGCAGTTCGTGGAGCAGTTCTACGGCCAGGTGGCCGGCTACGACGTGCCGGTGGACTTCAGCCGCAAGAGCGGGCCCCTGGGCCGCATGCGCCGCGTGCTGTCCACCGAGGAGCAGAAGGTGGAGAACGGCGGTCCCGGCCAGCCCGGTGAGCGCGTCCTGCGGCCGGCCAACCCGGCGGCTGGCTCCACGCAGCCCTCTTCCCCCGGCGGGGAAGTCTCGCCAGGAGCGGGGGGTTCCTTGACTCCGGCGGCGGAGCCGGTCCCCGTGCAGCCTCCGCCCGCGCCCGAGGATTCGGAGCGCCTGCGCATCCAGCCGGACACCGGGGACGAGAGATAG
- the gspE gene encoding type II secretion system ATPase GspE encodes MSLLADAPLAKPAADAATQVVSHGPAFLCGRPLGEILRHTRGLPEDKLQEALQIQAEKGGRLGEVLVGMKVISEEDVAKALGLQLDLPYLARIFLEEVDAELIKRMPINFAKQARILPLSVDGDAVALAVADPLDTTVLDHARMLLGRDIQPRIALASTIVDAINSVYDRATNEAEQLVDELHATDLDSLAQEIEEVKDLLNDEGDEAPIIRLINSVLFRAAKERASDIHIEPMERELLVRFRVDGVLQEIIKPPKRYQNAIVGRVKVMGQLNIAEKRLPQDGRIRIKLAGRDIDIRLSTIPTTYGERIVMRLLDKNTTLLDLTELGMASQMLAQMEHVIRRPHGIVLVTGPTGSGKTTTLYGALSRINTPDLNILTVEDPVEYQLKGIGQMAISPKIGLTFAQGLRSFLRQDPDVIMVGEIRDKETAEIAIQASLTGHLVFSTVHTNDAASAITRLVDMGVEPFLVASSLTAVLAQRLVRRVCPDCRVQYSPTDEELKELTLNRATLKERYGVEKIYKATGCPSCNQNGYRGRTGIYELLLVDDTVRQLALKNVDASTIKKAAMSHGMLTLLDDGARKIALGETTIAEVLSITQEDL; translated from the coding sequence ATGAGCCTGCTCGCTGACGCCCCACTCGCCAAGCCCGCGGCCGACGCCGCCACCCAGGTCGTCTCCCACGGCCCCGCCTTCCTGTGCGGCCGGCCCCTGGGGGAGATCCTCCGCCACACCCGCGGTCTCCCGGAGGACAAGCTGCAGGAGGCGCTCCAGATCCAGGCCGAGAAGGGCGGCCGGCTGGGCGAAGTCCTGGTGGGCATGAAGGTCATCAGCGAGGAGGACGTGGCCAAGGCGCTCGGCCTCCAGCTCGATCTGCCCTACCTCGCGCGCATCTTCCTGGAGGAGGTGGACGCCGAGCTGATCAAGCGGATGCCCATCAACTTCGCCAAGCAGGCGCGCATCCTCCCCCTGTCCGTGGACGGGGACGCGGTGGCCCTCGCGGTGGCGGATCCGCTGGACACCACCGTGCTGGACCATGCACGCATGCTGCTGGGCCGGGACATCCAGCCGCGCATCGCGCTCGCCTCCACCATCGTGGACGCCATCAACAGCGTCTACGACCGCGCCACCAACGAGGCCGAGCAGCTCGTGGACGAGCTGCATGCGACGGATCTGGACTCGCTCGCCCAGGAGATCGAGGAGGTCAAGGACCTGCTCAACGACGAGGGTGACGAGGCGCCCATCATCCGCCTCATCAACTCCGTGCTCTTCCGCGCCGCCAAGGAGCGCGCGAGCGACATCCACATCGAGCCCATGGAGCGCGAGCTCCTGGTGCGCTTCCGCGTGGACGGCGTGCTGCAGGAGATCATCAAGCCGCCCAAGCGCTACCAGAACGCGATCGTCGGCCGTGTGAAGGTGATGGGCCAGCTCAACATCGCGGAGAAGCGCCTGCCCCAGGACGGCCGCATCCGCATCAAGCTGGCCGGACGCGACATCGACATCCGTCTGTCCACCATCCCCACCACCTACGGCGAGCGCATCGTCATGCGCTTGCTCGACAAGAACACCACGCTGCTGGATCTGACCGAGCTGGGCATGGCGTCCCAGATGCTCGCGCAGATGGAGCACGTCATCCGCCGCCCGCACGGCATCGTCCTGGTGACGGGCCCCACCGGTAGCGGCAAGACGACCACGCTCTACGGCGCGCTCTCGCGCATCAACACCCCGGACCTCAACATCCTCACCGTCGAGGATCCGGTGGAGTACCAGCTCAAGGGCATTGGCCAGATGGCCATCAGCCCGAAGATCGGCCTCACCTTCGCCCAGGGCCTGCGCTCCTTCCTCCGCCAGGACCCGGACGTCATCATGGTCGGCGAAATCCGCGACAAGGAGACGGCGGAGATCGCCATCCAGGCGTCGCTGACGGGCCACCTGGTGTTCTCCACGGTGCACACCAACGACGCGGCCAGCGCCATCACCCGTCTGGTGGACATGGGCGTGGAGCCCTTCCTCGTGGCCTCCTCGCTCACGGCCGTGCTCGCCCAGCGCCTGGTGCGCCGCGTGTGCCCGGACTGCCGGGTGCAGTACTCACCCACCGATGAGGAGCTCAAGGAGCTCACCCTCAACCGCGCGACGCTCAAGGAGCGCTACGGGGTGGAGAAGATCTACAAGGCCACCGGCTGCCCCTCGTGCAACCAGAACGGCTACCGCGGCCGCACCGGTATCTACGAGCTGCTGCTGGTGGATGACACCGTGCGCCAGCTGGCCCTGAAGAACGTGGACGCCTCCACCATCAAGAAGGCCGCCATGAGCCACGGCATGCTCACCCTGCTGGATGACGGCGCTCGCAAGATTGCCCTGGGCGAGACCACCATCGCCGAAGTGCTCAGCATCACCCAGGAAGACCTCTAA